The following proteins are encoded in a genomic region of Arachis ipaensis cultivar K30076 chromosome B02, Araip1.1, whole genome shotgun sequence:
- the LOC107627666 gene encoding uncharacterized protein LOC107627666, producing MGVCYYCGGPRHLSWNCLERKRQETEGVQQQGCVFTMSADGVERSDTLIRDNCEMAGKTLIALFDTGASHSFIAFEKASELGLKIVMLAYDLEVDTAISEAIVTRSLQFMSKGSEGQVVANGYYLNSLMVNCSESECSGFILLATSVSEDEKILNQIPVVNEFLEVFLEGITEFPPSQKIEFAIELVPRAGLISIAPY from the exons ATGGGTGTATGCTACTACTGTGGTGGACCCAGACATCTTTCCTGGAATTGTCTAGAGAGGAAGAGGCAGGAAACTGAGGGAGTTCAGCAGCAGGGATGTGTATTTACCATGTCGGCGGATGGTGTTGAGAGGTCAGACACTCTGATCCGAGAtaattgtgaaatggctggtaaaaCTTTAATTGCCTTATTTGATACTGGAGCATCACACTCATTTATAGCATTCGAGAAAGCCAGTGAGTTAGGGTTGAAAATAGTTATGTTGGCCTACGACTTAGAAGTGGATACTGCTATCTCTGAAGCTATTGTGACTAG ATCACTGCAGTTTATGTCGAAAGGTTCAGAAGGACAAGTGGTGGCGAATGGATATTACTTAAATTCTCTCATGGTGAATTGTAGTGAAAGTGAGTGTTCGGGATTCATACTATTGGCTACCAGTGTGTCGGAGGACGAAAAAATTTTGAATCAGATTCCAGTTGTAAATGAATTTCTAGAAGTATTCCTTGAAGGCATAACTGAATTTCCTCCTTCCCAAAAAATCGAGTTTGCGATTGAGCTGGTTCCTAGAGCAGGACTAATTTCAATTGCACCTTACTGA
- the LOC107625743 gene encoding probable envelope ADP,ATP carrier protein, chloroplastic produces the protein MANDTTVVTWRKIPSLKLTSFNNDDVVLPSRSKHLRNDATLAFAAGDANGSGISCKFASVSVAETRFDREFAPTASQLLRRPLAVVALVPKDGALFLAGAIAGAAAKTVTAPLDRIKILMQTHGVIAGKASAKKAISLIEAITVIGKEEGIKGYWKGNLPQVIRVIPYSAVQLFAYETYKKIFSGKDGKLSVLGRLAAGAFAGMTSTFVTYPLDVLRLRLAVEPGYRTMSEVALSMLREEGFASFYYGLGPSLIGIAPYIAVNFCVFDLLKKSLPEKYQKRTETSLLTAVLSASLATLTCYPLDTVRRQMQLKGTPYKTVLDAISGIVARDGFIGLYRGFVPNALKNLPNSSIRLTTYDIVKRLIASSEKEFQTITEENRNKQMKQ, from the exons ATGGCAAACGACACTACCGTTGTGACGTGGCGCAAAATCCCCAGCCTCAAACTAACCTCCTTCAACAACGACGATGTCGTTTTACCTAGCCGCTCCAAACATCTCCGAAACGACGCCACACTCGCCTTTGCCGCCGGCGACGCCAATGGCAGTGGAATCAGCTGTAAATTCGCGTCCGTGTCGGTGGCAGAGACGAGATTCGACAGAGAATTCGCGCCTACGGCGTCTCAGCTCCTTAGACGCCCGCTCGCTGTGGTGGCGCTCGTTCCAAAGGATGGCGCGCTGTTTCTCGCCGGAGCTATCGCCGGCGCTGCCGCGAAGACCGTCACGGCGCCTCTCGACCGTATCAAGATCCTCATGCAG ACGCATGGAGTGATAGCCGGTAAAGCAAGTGCAAAGAAAGCGATTAGTTTGATTGAG GCTATAACAGTTATAGGGAAGGAAGAAGGAATTAAAGGTTATTGGAAGGGCAATCTCCCCCAG GTTATTCGGGTTATACCTTATAGTGCTGTCCAGCTTTTTGCTTATGAAACTTATAAG AAAATTTTTAGTGGCAAGGATGGTAAGCTCTCTGTTCTGGGGAGACTTGCAGCTGGTGCTTTTGCTGGCATGACATCAACTTTT GTTACTTATCCATTAGATGTCCTGAGATTACGATTAGCTGTTGAGCCTGGTTATCGAACAATGTCAGAG GTTGCATTGAGCATGCTAAGAGAGGAAGGGTTTGCATCTTTCTACTATGGTCTTGGACCTTCTCTTATTGGAATAGCTCCTTATATTGCAGTTAACTTCTGTGTTTTTGACTT ATTAAAGAAGTCATTGCCAGAGAAATATCAAAAAAGAACTGAAACATCTCTACTAACTGCGGTGCTTTCAGCATCTCTGGCCACACTTACATGTTATCCTCTTGACACTGTACGAAGACAGATGCAATTGAAGGGTACACCATATAAGACTGTATTAGATGCCATTTCAG GTATTGTGGCACGGGATGGATTTATTGGCTTGTATCGAGGATTTGTGCCCAATGCTTTGAAAAACTTACCAAACAGCAG CATCAGGCTTACCACATATGACATTGTCAAAAGGCTAATTGCATCTAGTGAGAAAGAATTCCAAACAATTACAGAGGAAAACCGCAACAAACAAATGAAACAATAG
- the LOC107627667 gene encoding transcription factor bHLH162-like yields MNQLGSRSQASPSSTNKKKIERRVIEKNRRNHMKMLYSKLNSLLPRPKEPLPLPDQVDKAINYIKSLEEKVKMAKEKRERSLGMEIRRKRTRGDCSGVDRQKPPQLEVHEIGSCVEIEMTCGLDTQFIFYEIIRILNEENIDVKSVNSSLIENSMYHILRAEISPSLLQFGVTKVSERLKRFVNEPTSEIELQSDYQLLDFEIDTDELAELLDFLEEK; encoded by the exons atgaatcAATTGGGAAGTAGAAGTCAAGCTTCTCCATCTTCAACAAACAAGAAGAAGATTGAGAGAAGGGTCATTGAGAAAAACAGAAGGAACCACATGAAGATGCTCTACTCCAAACTCAACTCTCTTCTCCCTAGGCCCAAG GAACCGTTGCCATTGCCTGATCAAGTGGACAAGGCCATAAACTACATAAAGAGCTTGGAGGAGAAGGTGAAGATGGCtaaggagaagagagagaggtCATTGGGAATGGAAATCCGAAGAAAGAGGACACGTGGTGATTGCAGCGGTGTTGATCGCCAAAAACCGCCACAACTTGAGGTTCATGAAATAGGTTCGTGTGTTGAAATTGAAATGACATGTGGATTAGATACTCAGTTCATATTCTATGAAATCATTCGTATTCTGAATGAAGAGAATATTGATGTCAAGAGTGTCAATTCCTCACTCATCGAGAATTCCATGTATCATATTCTTCGGGCAGAG ATTTCACCGTCTTTGCTTCAATTCGGTGTGACTAAAGTAAGTGAGAGATTGAAAAGGTTTGTGAATGAACCAACCAGTGAAATTGAATTACAATCTGATTATCAGTTGTTGGATTTTGAGATTGATACTGATGAATTAGCGGAGCTTTTAGATTTTTTAGAAGAGAAATAA
- the LOC107627668 gene encoding uncharacterized protein LOC107627668 — translation MGFGWRWREWVKECLGTTSISILINGSPSKPFKMERGLRQGDPLSPFLFVLVIDVLHRMVGEAIRNKRILPLLIGKDNIELSHLQFADDTILFCPPEEETIRNYARLLRCFEMMSGLSINFDKSSLIPINCDQ, via the coding sequence ATGGGCTTTGGATGGAGATGGAGGGAATGGGTGAAGGAGTGCCTAGGTACAACGTCTATATCGATCCTGATTAATGGCTCACCATCTAAACCTTTCAAGATGGAGAGGGGCTTGAGACAAGGTGATCCACTATCTCCATTTCTGTTTGTTCTGGTTATTGATGTTCTTCATAGGATGGTAGGGGAGGCAATCAGGAACAAACGTATTTTGCCGCTGCTGATTGGTAAGGACAATATAGAGTTATCACACTTGCAGTTTGCAGATGACACTATATTGTTCTGTCCACCAGAGGAGGAGACCATCAGGAACTATGCCAGATTGCTAAGATGCTTTGAGATGATGTCAGGGCTAtctattaactttgataagtcaaGCTTAATCCCAATAAATTGTGACCAGTAG
- the LOC107627669 gene encoding uncharacterized protein LOC107627669 has protein sequence MAILQEQNEALAKKRRLAKQKEKARRCRPKKLNKVCNKVRIWGSDAVGWEYVGSDGASGGLLLMWDDLVEKLAVWEELSFIAGLCHIPICYMGDFNEVTQVEERKGQDSHIDRVLVSVEWTEEFLEIRLKGGPRGLSDHCPIIVEDTNLRGGPRPFRSLDSWFTHDGFLRMVREEWRNLGELQFTDKLKALRMPLGRWHKDNFGDMDKKIQRFEEEIMKLDDLVGNGVYDDTVEARRKALVGCCKQWYVRKELQWK, from the exons ATGGCGATTTTACAGGAACAGAATGAAGCGCTTGCCAAAAAGAGGAGGTTGGCTAAGCAGAAAGAGAAGGCACGTAGATGCAGACCGAAAAAGCTCAATAAGGTGTGTAACAAAG TACGTATTTGGGGGAGCGATGCTGTGGGGTGGGAGTATGTGGGTTCGGATGGCGCGTCCGGGGGGTTGCTGCTAATGTGGGATGACTT AGTTGAAAAACTTGCTGTGTGGGAGGAGCTGAGCTTCATAGCTGGTCTATGTCACATTCCGATATGCTACATGGGTGATTTTAACGAGGTTACACAGGTTGAAGAGAGAAAAGGTCAGGACAG CCACATTGATAGAGTTCTAGTGAGTGTAGAATGGACGGAGGAGTTCCTGGAGATTCGATTAAAAGGGGGACCGAGAGGCCTGTCAGATCACTGCCCAATTATAGTGGAGGATACCAATCTCAGAGGCGGTCCACGACCTTTTCGTAGCTTGGACTCCTGGTTTACACATGACGGGTTCCTAAGAATGGTCAGAGAAGAATGGAGGAATCTTGGTGAGCTACAGTTCACAGATAAGTTGAAGGCTTTAAGGATGCCTTTGGGAAGATGGCACAAGGACAATTTCGGTGACATGGACAAGAAAATACAGCGCTTTGAGGAGGAGATAATGAAGCTAGATGATTTGGTAGGAAACGGAGTTTATGATGATACAGTGGAGGCTAGAAGGAAGGCTTTAGTAGGCTGTTGCAAGCAGTGGTATGTCAGAAAAGAACTACAATGGAAATAG